TGGTGGAGGCGGGccgccctgccctcccccacctgaGGTGACCGAGGTCCCACCGCCCCCAGGCGCATGTTCCCCACCTTCCAAGTGAAGCTCTTCGGCATGGACCCCATGGCCGACTACATGCTCCTCATGGACTTCGTGCCAGTGGACGACAAGCGCTACCGGTGAGCGCCCAGCCGGGCCTGGAGGGCGGTGGGTCCCTGCCTGGCCAGGCTGGTGAGGGTGGGTGGCCCAGGACAGTAGTGACCggtgccccctccccactcctgccaGACCCCAGACCCAcacgccccacccccagcagtTCTGGGGAGTGGCCCTCAGGGGGTCATGCAGGCTGGGCCCCCACCGGCTGGCCCCTCGCACACAGCCCCTGCCTTTTCCGTGTCCCCCTTTCCCGGGAGGTGAGCGCCGGCACCCcgtcccttcccccaccccccgggaACGCTGGGCCCCAGAGCTggcaggaaaggtggggtggccAGGAGAGATTATGCAGGGCGGGCCTGGCCGCCCGGACAATTAACAGCAATTAATAAAGAGAACCTGGTCCGCCCTGCGCCCTAGGCCGCCAGCGTGGCCCAATCTGGGCTCCCGCGGCGCCGGCGACACAGGAGGCCCAGAGCAGCGACCCGCATGCTGCGAAATGTGGCGCCAGGGCCCGGCTTCCTCCCTCTGGTCGCTTCCTGCCGCTTGTGTATCAGGACGGGgagttttctctttcctcacaTTGCCCCCGGAAAAGCTCCCTGTTCACCTGTGGGAACCTCATCAGAGGCACCTTCGGGGTTCCCTCAGCAAGGCCCTCACCCCAGTATGCTGTGGCCCCTGCCCCGGCGTCCCAGGTACGCCTTCCACAGCTCGTCCTGGCTGGTGGCCGGGAAGGCAGACCCCGCCACGCCCGGCCGCGTACACTACCACCCCGACTCACCGGCCAAGGGGGCACAGTGGATGAAGCAAATCGTCTCCTTCGACAAGCTCAAGCTGACTAACAACCTGCTGGACGACAATGGCCATGTGAGCGATCCCCCCCCAGGCTACCGCCCTGTCCCCCAGCAGGCCCTTGGGAGTCCCTGCTGACTGGAGCCAGAGGCAGAGCTTGGGCAGCTTGGGTGTGGATGAGGGACAGGCCGAGGAGAGCCAGCCCTCCGGTCGGTCAGGGGCTCAGGGACTGGTGGGTCACACTGCTTCCCTCGCCCCACTCCTTGTGTTTTGCTGGAGGCTTTTTAACTGGAAAGGATGGGGCCGTgcagggtggggggtgagggcagcagcctttggAATCCAGGCGGTGATGCCCCACGGCCCAGCCTCCTTTTGGGAGCTCAGGGTTCTGCCGAGTTGTCTGGAAGCTCACTGCCCGTCCAGACCTTGGCTGGTTTCCTAGCTCGGCCCTCACCACCTTTCTTCCAGATTATTCTCAACTCCATGCACAGATACCAGCCACGCTTCCACGTGGTCTATGTGGACCCGCGCAAAGACAGCGAGAAATACGCTGAGGAGAACTTCAAAACCTTTGTGTTTGAAGAGACACGCTTCACTGCGGTCACTGCGTACCAGAACCACCGGGTGAGGCCCGGGGTGGCCCGGTCAACACTTCTGGGCAGGGGTGCAATTTTCAGTTGCTGCCTGGGGGACAGAAGGTTCCATTCCTGGAAACCCCACTCGAtggagccccacccccagagcctcaggcagcccccccccccacccccgctctgcTGCAGGCGGGACCAGCCTCCTATCAGGTTGACCTCTCAAGCAGGAACTGTCACTGTGGCCTGAAAGTTTGTTTTCCAAACCATTCCGGAAACTCCCCATCAGGGGCCTGATGCGCGGTTTACCCAGATTCCTAGGGTGCCCCTCCACTCCGGACCacagcggggtggggggtggaagtGACTACATTCCCATCCCAGCCGGGGGCACAGGGTCTCTATCGTAATCACTTGGGACGGAAAAGACAGGTTCCTTAGCGAGGAAGGGGTCTCCCCAGCACCCCTGCCCCAGGAGAGAGGCACAGCCCCTGCGGGGGAGGGAGCAGTTGTGGGCCAGGCATTTCTGGTCAGCCGAGAGTAGAGGGGCCCTTCCTGAGTTGGGGGGGGCTCTCCTaacgctcccctcccctccaccgaGGTCCGTTGGCCCCAAGAGCAGGGGCTGGAGCCGGGTGCTCAGTGCCCGCTTCCCTGCAGATTACCCAGCTCAAGATCGCCAGTAACCCTTTCGCCAAAGGCTTCCGAGACTGCGACCCCGAGGACTGGTGAGTGTCCCCCGAGGAGACGGCGAGCGCGCGGGCGCCTGGCCGGGCGCCCCCTGACCCGCCGCCCACCTCCCTCCCGCAGGCCCCGGAACCATCGGCCCGGCGCGCTGCCGCTCATGAGCGCCTTTGCGCGCTCGCGGAACCCCGTGGCCTCCCCCACACAGCCCAACGGCGCGGAGAAAGGTAGGGCCGGGGTCGTGGGATCTGGGCAGACGGCCGCGCCCGGCCTCGCCCGCGCCGCAGGGGCGCTCGCGGCCTTCGCGCGCCGGTTGCACAACGGCCGCGGCGGCGGGCAAGCGCGCACTCGCCCGCCCGGCCCGACGGCTGCGcctgcccgccccgcccgccgTCCCAGTGGAGGGCGCGGGCCCCCGGGGAGGGccgggggctgggcaggggcgcggggcgggggcgggcgcgCTCTCGCGGGCCTCTCCGCGGCTCAGCCCTCGGCCCTCCCCACAGACACGGCCGAGGCCCGGCGAGAATTCGAGCGCGACGCGGGCGGCCCGGCCGTGCTCGGGGACCCGGCGCACCCGCCGCAGCTGCTGGCGCGGGTGCTGAGCCCCGCGCTGCCCGGGGCCGGCGTCCCGCTGCCCGGCGCGCCCGGAGGCCGGCCCAGCCCCCCGCACCCCGAGCTGCGCCTGGACGCGCCAGGCGCGTCGGAGCCGCTGCACCACCACCCCTACAAGTACCCGGCCACCGCCTACGACCACTACCTCGGGGCCAAGAGCCGGCCAGCTCCCTACCCGCTGCCGGGCCTGCGCGGCCACGGCTTCCACGCGCACGCGCACCCGCACCACCACCCCGCCGTGAGccccgcagccgccgccgccgccgccgccgccgccgccgccgccagcatGTACTCATCGGCCGGGGCCGCGCCGCCTGGCTCTTACGACTACTGCCCCAGATAATGCGGGCGCCCGCCTGGGGGTCCGGTCCACCTAGCCCGGGGCCACCGGAGGCCCCCTTCCCGGGCCTCCAAGCCGTGGGGCCTCCATCCGCCAGCCCCAGAGCTGTCCAAGGACCTGGTTCCCTGGCCCCAGGGCCACCGCGGGTCACTCCTCGGCCCCGAGGGCCCCGGGTCCGCACCGCCAGTGCCAAAGTGCGCGGTTCGCGCCGGAAGGAAGTGATATTTATTGTTCTCCGCGAGACCGCGACGTCCCCCGGCCCGGCTGGCAGTTGCAGTGTATACGACCCGAGAACCCGTCTGCAGGCGGTGTAGATACTTGTAGATATTTGTAGATAACTGTAGATACCGCTCCGGCGCCGCCTTGATAAACGGTTTCGCCTCTTTTGGAAGCTGCCTGAGTGTCCATTTCTTTGCGTCCAGTCACATCGCGCGGGGTGTCTCGGGGAGAGCGAGTCCGGGCTGAGCCGGGGACTCGGGGTCTCCCTGCAGCCGGTtcctgggcggggcggggggccccTGAGGTGCGCTCCgagcccctcctcccagccccctcccggcCACGCCTCCCTGcgtcctctccccgcccctcccagCCCGGCCCGcgcgcccctcccccactgccaccttgtggccccaGGTGTGCATCCGGCCTTTTTAAATTCCTCACTTGGCGGTTGTCCCTTTTCTAGGACTTGGGCCCTCACCCCTGGCCTGTTTTCAGGCCGGTGCCTGTCCTGTGTGTTTTTCCACGGAAGCTGGTATAACGGTCTTGGTCATGCAGGACAGGACACTGTCCGTtgggggctgggaaggggagAAGCCCTGACTCTTATCGGAAAGACAAAAACAGGTAGTTCTGCTCTTGTAGCATTTCCCTGGCTGGCCCTGGCTCAGGCCTGCGTTTTCCCTGTTTATTGACTTTATTTGCTGTGAGTGTCCCCACGGAGTGACCTGGACGGGGCCacaatgacagtggtcatgagtCATCTTGAAACCTGCCTGTGAAGCATTTTTCCCAAGCCAGGTGGTGAGGGACCTATTAGCTCAACAACAGGGATGGGGCCAGAGGAACCCTTTGATCCCTCCCTTCCTGAGTCCGGGCAGGAAGAGCTGACAGCCTGTCAACGTCAAGGCTGCCGACTTGGACACGAGACGGACGGGAAATGCAAGTGGCCGAGGTTTTGTCCCCCTTCTGTGCCTGACCCAGTGTATTTGTGTCGATCGCTGCCAGGAGGCACCACATCTCCAAGGACACGGCCAGCCATTTCCTGATGCCTGCCCTGCGCTGGACTCTTTTTTCCCGGATGTGTTGGTCCTGGAGGCGGAAGTGACCTAGAGCTTAGCAATTGGACAGCAGGAACCGTTCCCTTGAGGCAGGTCTAGGAAGGGAGGTGGTGACCAAGGCTGCTGAAGGGTGAGCTCTGGAGCCAGGGCCCTCCAGAGCCTCATGGGGCACCTGGTGCCAGGGCATGAAGACTTGCAGCATCTGTCTGAGTGGCCAGCAGGCTCCGTGGACAGAGCTTCAGGAACGCACTCCTGAGGGGATCCCTGGACACCACCCCTGATGGACACTGTCTACTCCCCACTGCAGATCTCCCTCTGGGTGAGCCAGCTGTGCCACTGGGCTCCCCTGCTTGGGGGCCACAAATGCACCCAGCACCCCCTTGTCCTGGGAGGCCTGCAGGAGTGATGGGCAGTGGTTTGCCCTGCTGAACTAGTCTTCCCTGTGGGCGCCGGCCACCCCTTCGGGACCACTGTGGTTCTCAGGCCTCCCTCTCCCCGCTGCACACTTTCACCATCCAGACCGGGGGAGAACCATGGGTGGAGAAAtctcttttctggttttgttcaAAGCTAAAGTGAGGAGATGCTTCCCCTGAACCAACGCTGGCACCTGGCATTTGCAGGTGAGAGGACTCAGCAGAGCGTGGCCCCTCCCGAGATCACCACCCACTGGAGAGGGAGAGCCCCGCTGCTGTCTGATGTGGGGCCGCGCACACGCTGATGAAAGGGACAGAATAAAGGTCAACGTCGGGCTCCCGGCTGGCTGCATTCGAGAGCCAGGCGGCCTGTGGGCTAGACCCTGCAGACGGTCGCCTGCCCTGGGGAACGGCCCCCAGAGGCGGGTTCTCTCTCCGCTGACCCCACAGGTAAGTTGGCCTGGCTGAGAACTTGTCATACGCGGGTCGTGAGCCGGGTGCCCAGCCGGCCACAATGCGCCGGTCAGGGTTCTCCATCTCAGACCAGTGTCCAGTCTCCGGTGAAGGGTGCTTGTTTGTTCTCGAGTGGGTACTGTGCTGCCCATCACCCCCACAGACTGCCGTCACCCTGCCTTTTATCCTGGGGGTCAGAGGGAAGGGTTGGCTTGGGGCACCCAGCCTCTGCTGTGGGCTTCGCGTTTCAGAAAGGCGCTTGGGCCTCTCTCGGTCACTCATCCTGACCCAAGTGCTTGGTGAGCACCCTCAGCTGCAGGCATCCTCCCTGGGACCGTCCATCGTCTTCCCtcttccagcccctcctcccacacCCCGACCCTTCTCTGTGTGTGGCTGGGGTCCTGTTCACCCCTCCTCCTCGGGGCGACAGCTCACCCTCAGCTGTTGGATGCCCCCACAAGCATCTTCCTTGCGTTTCCCTGTCGGCCCAGAGGCCCTGTTCCACCCCTCTTGCCTGTCCCCAGGTTCTGGCTGCCGGGGCAGCGAGGATGAGAGCTAGGACCAGGAGGGACCTCAGAGCTCTGGTCCAGGGGCTCTGGACTCTTCAATCCCGAAGCTCTTCAAAGAACAACAACGTCCACTGTGTGAAAGAGGGAAAGTCGGGAGCAAGTGGAGGAGGGTGGGGCCTTCGGGCCCCACATCAGGGGTCTCAGGAGCCCAAGGACCCTGGGGTGCGGGGTGACAACGCCCAGCAGCAGGCGGCTCCCTGGGCCGGCTGCCGCCTTCCCCCGTCCTACAGCCTGTGTCTGGGACGTAAAGGGCCCAGCTCCCAGGGAGGCTCGGGAACTGCCTGCCCTCCCCATGCCCCCGGCGCAAATGGCTGGCGGTTCTGGAGACTTGCCCGGTGCCAGGCGCCCCGCAAGCCCGGCAGTTGCACCCCTTCACCTGAGTccccagagcccctgctctggaGCCCTGCGACCCCACAGAACCGCCCCCCCTGGTGTGAGGATGCTCAGGACGGACCCCCTGCACCGCATTGCCAGCCGTGGGATGCAGGTGGTCTGTCCGGTGGTCCTCAGGCCCGAGTTGAGGAGGGAAGGGCCCTGGCGGTTGTGGGGCTGCAGCCCCcttcctggggctggggaggtccAGAGGGTATGTGGGCCAtggacgggggtgggggcgggggagcgtGATGCAGTGCCCTCCAGGCGCTGCTGCAGATCAAAGCCACGTGCAGGCGGCCAGAGGGAGGTGGGGGCCGGGAGCTTCCTCTAGGACCAAAAGGATGATTCCCGTGGAGGCTGGAGTGCGGCCCAGCTGGAGCTGGGTGCAAAGGGGGCGAGCCTGGTTCCACAGGCCCAGGCCTTGGTTTCCCTACTGTGACGGGGGGCCCCCTCCTCCTCTGTGTGGGCCCAGTGAGGCCCTTCAGTTCTGCGGGTTCCCGGGCAGAACCTCCGCACAGGCCTGTCCCCATGTGCCTTCCCCAATATGGAAGTGGCTTCTGCGTCCTGACTCGGGCCCAGCTGGGAACAGGCAGGGGACACGGCCCAGCCCTGGGAGGGGATGATGGGGGTGTTTGCTGGTCTACCTCACACGTTTTCTGTATTTAGAAAAACTCAAATTGTGCCTTTGATTCAATTCCCTTTTCTGCTTGTTGTACTACTTCAA
The sequence above is a segment of the Eschrichtius robustus isolate mEscRob2 chromosome 14, mEscRob2.pri, whole genome shotgun sequence genome. Coding sequences within it:
- the TBX1 gene encoding T-box transcription factor TBX1 isoform X2: MHFSTVTRDMEAFTASSLSGLGAAGGFPGAASPGADPYGPREPPPPRYEPCTAAAPGAPGPPHAYPFAPAAGAATSAAAEPEGPGASCTAAAKAPVKKNAKVASVSVQLEMKALWDEFNQLGTEMIVTKAGRRMFPTFQVKLFGMDPMADYMLLMDFVPVDDKRYRYAFHSSSWLVAGKADPATPGRVHYHPDSPAKGAQWMKQIVSFDKLKLTNNLLDDNGHIILNSMHRYQPRFHVVYVDPRKDSEKYAEENFKTFVFEETRFTAVTAYQNHRITQLKIASNPFAKGFRDCDPEDWPRNHRPGALPLMSAFARSRNPVASPTQPNGAEKDTAEARREFERDAGGPAVLGDPAHPPQLLARVLSPALPGAGVPLPGAPGGRPSPPHPELRLDAPGASEPLHHHPYKYPATAYDHYLGAKSRPAPYPLPGLRGHGFHAHAHPHHHPAVSPAAAAAAAAAAAAASMYSSAGAAPPGSYDYCPR
- the TBX1 gene encoding T-box transcription factor TBX1 isoform X1, which gives rise to MISAVSSPWLTQLSHFCDVAAFTASSLSGLGAAGGFPGAASPGADPYGPREPPPPRYEPCTAAAPGAPGPPHAYPFAPAAGAATSAAAEPEGPGASCTAAAKAPVKKNAKVASVSVQLEMKALWDEFNQLGTEMIVTKAGRRMFPTFQVKLFGMDPMADYMLLMDFVPVDDKRYRYAFHSSSWLVAGKADPATPGRVHYHPDSPAKGAQWMKQIVSFDKLKLTNNLLDDNGHIILNSMHRYQPRFHVVYVDPRKDSEKYAEENFKTFVFEETRFTAVTAYQNHRITQLKIASNPFAKGFRDCDPEDWPRNHRPGALPLMSAFARSRNPVASPTQPNGAEKDTAEARREFERDAGGPAVLGDPAHPPQLLARVLSPALPGAGVPLPGAPGGRPSPPHPELRLDAPGASEPLHHHPYKYPATAYDHYLGAKSRPAPYPLPGLRGHGFHAHAHPHHHPAVSPAAAAAAAAAAAAASMYSSAGAAPPGSYDYCPR